The Geotoga petraea genome has a segment encoding these proteins:
- a CDS encoding 50S ribosomal protein L11 methyltransferase, with translation MRYFEYLFSINKKNEDDLIEVFFDNNFKDYYIDEDIKNGITTLKMYISAEDPDEKFVNILMEKFRLELLSKELVMEREWLRTWLDTLSPFELIEGIWINPFPEEPFEKENAEVLHIVPGSAFGTGLHPTTKLASKMLKKINLKNKTVLDIGCGTGILSMVSKLMGASEVKGYDYDKIAVEKARDTVRMNNMDIKIGVSDFLNDVEVYKPDVLVSNMVAELLIDLMNHKNFDKFITEKTEIIFSGIISHKEKIVIEKAKEKGLELKDRMEEDSWKALKFQKKI, from the coding sequence ATGAGATACTTTGAATATTTGTTTTCAATAAATAAAAAAAATGAAGACGATTTAATAGAAGTTTTTTTCGATAACAATTTTAAAGATTATTATATCGATGAAGACATTAAAAATGGCATTACAACTTTAAAAATGTATATATCAGCAGAAGATCCAGATGAAAAATTTGTTAATATTTTAATGGAAAAGTTTAGGTTAGAGCTGCTATCAAAAGAATTGGTTATGGAAAGGGAGTGGCTTAGAACATGGCTAGACACCCTTTCACCTTTTGAACTTATAGAAGGTATTTGGATAAACCCTTTTCCGGAAGAGCCTTTTGAAAAAGAAAATGCAGAAGTGTTACACATTGTACCCGGAAGTGCTTTTGGTACAGGGCTACACCCAACAACTAAACTTGCGTCAAAAATGTTGAAGAAAATTAATTTAAAAAATAAAACTGTTTTAGATATAGGCTGTGGAACTGGAATTTTATCTATGGTGTCAAAGTTAATGGGTGCGTCAGAAGTCAAAGGATATGACTATGATAAAATTGCAGTTGAAAAAGCGAGAGATACTGTGAGAATGAATAATATGGACATTAAAATAGGAGTTTCTGATTTTTTAAACGATGTGGAAGTTTATAAACCAGATGTTTTGGTATCTAACATGGTTGCTGAATTGTTGATAGATCTTATGAATCATAAAAATTTTGATAAATTTATAACTGAAAAAACAGAAATAATTTTTTCTGGAATCATTTCCCACAAAGAAAAAATAGTCATTGAAAAAGCTAAAGAAAAAGGCCTTGAACTCAAAGATAGAATGGAGGAGGATTCATGGAAAGCTTTGAAATTTCAGAAAAAAATCTAA
- a CDS encoding DUF501 domain-containing protein, giving the protein MESFEISEKNLKIIEKQMGRKMSNKMEVSSFCKYGYPTTIKNYPIMNRKPFPTMYWLTCPYLNEEISRLESQNFIDKIQNKIDENEEMLHELKNAHKSEIKHRLDIIKDEIEELPYPMQKALKEKGIGGISDFKYVKCLHLHFASYISGNDNPIGREVDQLLEKRYCNSCVCCDFEK; this is encoded by the coding sequence ATGGAAAGCTTTGAAATTTCAGAAAAAAATCTAAAAATAATTGAAAAACAAATGGGAAGAAAAATGAGCAACAAAATGGAGGTATCTTCTTTTTGTAAATATGGTTATCCAACGACAATAAAAAATTATCCTATTATGAACAGGAAACCTTTTCCAACCATGTATTGGTTAACATGTCCATATTTAAACGAAGAAATATCTCGGCTGGAATCCCAAAATTTTATAGATAAAATACAAAATAAAATAGATGAAAACGAAGAGATGTTACATGAATTGAAAAATGCACATAAAAGTGAAATAAAACATAGGTTGGACATAATAAAAGACGAAATAGAAGAACTTCCATATCCAATGCAAAAAGCTCTTAAAGAAAAAGGCATTGGCGGTATTTCTGATTTTAAATATGTAAAATGTTTACATTTACATTTTGCTTCATATATTTCTGGTAATGACAACCCAATTGGCAGAGAAGTAGATCAACTATTGGAAAAAAGGTATTGCAATAGTTGCGTATGTTGTGATTTTGAAAAATAA
- the uvrC gene encoding excinuclease ABC subunit UvrC, producing MILMIKRDVIKKVPRKPGVYIFKNSKGQPIYVGKAKNLKSRLSSYFNPSNQLKYEKVLSIIKNAEYLDYLLASSEDEAFILEANMIYTHKPKYNILLKDTRVYPYILITDEKYPTIKYVRTKKEAKGKYFGPYPNVRFVKDVIEVLQRVYKVRSCDRNMDKKSKPCFLYHLGMCYGPCYKDVDLKLYRDSVNEVLEFLNGRVEKVKSYLEKAMKEYSDILNFEKAAQMRDTHKKLDKLFVKLGVEFKTNRNIDVIMYEEPIFLLLKIRSGYMVSKLTFTLDSTLEEFLHQFYVVRKNEVPSNIYTMYDEEISPQIQSYLKKNGMKSMMKMSRNSTIFKFGFKNLDDEIKRYTDLGNTLKQAKDILNLKKVPKKIEGIDISHLQGLYTVASLVNFEDGKPNKEGYRRYRLDEFKEPNDFESIRTVVRRRYKKHDLPDLLFIDGGKGQVNSAVQALEELGYDLKDVDVVGIAKEDERVVFPGEMPDLHLNLDNPVLRLLIFVRDETHRFAIGFNRQLRSKRYEKTKLDEVPGIGPKRKKQLINEYGSLNNILKAPTEEIAKVINSEKVAKKIKQVLGEK from the coding sequence ATGATTTTAATGATTAAAAGAGATGTGATAAAAAAAGTACCAAGAAAACCTGGTGTATATATCTTTAAAAACAGCAAGGGTCAACCGATTTATGTCGGTAAGGCAAAAAATCTTAAAAGCAGACTTTCTTCATATTTTAACCCGTCAAATCAATTAAAATACGAAAAAGTTTTGAGTATAATAAAAAATGCTGAATATTTGGACTATTTACTTGCTTCGAGCGAGGATGAAGCATTCATCCTTGAAGCAAATATGATTTATACACATAAACCAAAATACAACATCCTTTTGAAAGATACAAGAGTGTATCCATATATTCTTATAACAGACGAAAAATATCCTACAATTAAATACGTGAGAACAAAAAAAGAGGCAAAGGGTAAGTATTTTGGGCCTTATCCAAATGTTAGATTTGTAAAAGATGTTATAGAAGTTCTTCAAAGGGTTTATAAAGTGAGAAGTTGTGATAGAAATATGGATAAAAAATCAAAACCTTGCTTTTTATACCATTTGGGCATGTGTTATGGACCTTGCTACAAAGATGTTGACCTTAAATTATATAGAGATTCTGTTAATGAAGTTTTGGAATTTCTCAACGGAAGAGTTGAAAAAGTCAAATCCTATCTTGAAAAAGCCATGAAAGAATATTCAGATATTTTGAATTTTGAAAAAGCTGCTCAAATGAGAGATACACACAAAAAGTTGGACAAGCTTTTTGTGAAGTTGGGAGTGGAATTCAAAACAAATAGAAACATAGACGTAATCATGTACGAAGAGCCTATATTCTTATTACTGAAAATTAGGTCGGGTTACATGGTTTCTAAGCTAACATTTACTTTGGATAGTACTTTAGAAGAGTTTCTTCACCAATTTTATGTAGTTAGAAAAAATGAAGTTCCTTCAAACATATATACTATGTATGATGAAGAAATATCGCCTCAAATACAATCATACCTTAAAAAAAATGGTATGAAATCAATGATGAAAATGAGTAGAAATTCCACAATTTTCAAATTTGGATTTAAAAATTTAGACGATGAGATTAAAAGATATACGGACCTTGGTAATACTTTGAAACAAGCAAAAGATATTTTAAATCTAAAGAAAGTTCCAAAAAAGATAGAGGGAATAGATATCTCACATCTCCAAGGTTTATACACTGTTGCATCATTGGTAAATTTTGAAGATGGAAAGCCAAACAAAGAAGGGTATCGAAGGTATAGGTTGGATGAATTCAAAGAACCAAATGATTTTGAAAGTATAAGAACTGTTGTTAGGAGAAGGTATAAAAAACACGATCTTCCAGATTTGTTGTTTATTGATGGAGGAAAAGGACAAGTTAATTCAGCTGTTCAAGCTTTAGAAGAACTCGGATATGATTTGAAAGATGTCGACGTTGTGGGTATTGCGAAAGAAGACGAAAGAGTCGTTTTCCCAGGAGAAATGCCTGATCTACATTTGAATTTGGATAATCCAGTATTAAGACTTTTAATTTTTGTAAGAGATGAAACCCACAGGTTCGCAATAGGTTTTAATAGGCAGCTTAGATCAAAAAGATATGAAAAAACAAAATTAGACGAGGTCCCAGGAATAGGGCCAAAAAGAAAAAAACAGTTGATAAATGAATATGGCAGCTTGAACAACATTTTAAAAGCTCCAACAGAGGAAATAGCTAAAGTAATAAACAGCGAAAAGGTTGCTAAGAAGATCAAACAAGTATTGGGGGAAAAATAA
- a CDS encoding DUF4895 domain-containing protein, with protein sequence MKDEFILDGASYLKKYKDKIADEFDHFYSVWVYDKYEKFPVLSYFTDQEGRVIRALTPETPSKVMSSLYPKQVEYENELKEEYKKIAEEKGFVVEPIVKSSIVQSPFKVCAYKLSGDERLIKKLLFSEKIKGLNYFSLSEKITDEIFEFILNNYKKYDEGIFYFPYMNEIHLFMKLPEGVPTEWKSLYIDIARVLKTKLIEKYDFVESSYKLPEMGIKDHALCVLKIPTNKILDLDFKNIYQQFLKKIEKQIEEIRSLEI encoded by the coding sequence ATGAAAGATGAATTTATTTTAGATGGTGCAAGCTACTTAAAAAAATACAAAGATAAAATAGCAGATGAATTCGATCATTTTTACTCAGTTTGGGTATATGATAAGTACGAAAAATTTCCAGTTCTTTCTTATTTTACAGATCAAGAAGGAAGGGTTATAAGAGCTCTTACACCAGAAACTCCAAGCAAGGTAATGAGTAGCTTATACCCAAAACAAGTTGAATATGAAAATGAACTGAAAGAGGAGTACAAGAAAATAGCCGAAGAAAAAGGCTTTGTAGTTGAACCTATAGTGAAATCATCTATTGTGCAATCACCTTTTAAAGTATGTGCTTACAAATTATCTGGTGACGAGAGACTCATAAAAAAGCTTCTTTTCTCTGAAAAAATAAAAGGTCTAAACTACTTTTCTTTAAGTGAAAAAATAACTGATGAAATTTTTGAATTCATCTTAAACAATTACAAAAAGTATGACGAAGGTATATTTTATTTCCCTTATATGAACGAGATACACCTTTTTATGAAATTGCCAGAAGGGGTCCCAACTGAATGGAAATCTCTTTATATAGATATAGCCCGAGTGTTAAAAACAAAACTTATAGAAAAATATGATTTTGTTGAAAGTTCATATAAATTACCTGAAATGGGAATAAAAGATCATGCGTTATGTGTTTTAAAAATTCCTACAAATAAAATTTTGGATCTTGATTTTAAAAATATTTACCAACAATTTTTAAAAAAAATAGAAAAACAGATAGAGGAGATAAGATCTCTCGAAATATGA